The following DNA comes from Triticum aestivum cultivar Chinese Spring chromosome 3D, IWGSC CS RefSeq v2.1, whole genome shotgun sequence.
ggaacatggtggacagaacctactacaccgatggctctgagttaatttatcaggagaaaaatcatttggtctcattttgtactgatcttgagaattacaatatctattataaaactcctccacattatggtcaatacgtgccactagtgcacgtgttgaactacggtaacatccatggagatgccatggtaagattttttttagtattacgacatccgtgcatcttttgtataaattcttttgaaacttaactacattgctaactacgaagttattactatgtttttcaacaggaaatcccgaatgattgtgtgcctcatctgatgtattagaatggtcgccttgatgttttgaacatacagccaggtcatcctatgaatctcaattgtccataccggatttttaaaagaagtggagacatgaaaatcaaagaatgaaaaaatatatggacagtcgtaaggaggttcttagaagcaaaaggaagcgaagcgcatgaattggagacaggatgatctccattctccataatggagagtcagggtctatattgttttatgctattttatcttaaagagggtatttaggtcctacctaatactgatgatcatgtgctaagaataattaagtagggttggttcgatgactataaggatgatgatcgtatggcttgttattaataacgagtagaagttgtatgatgatgattaataggacttgttattatgatgatgcatgatacgagcatgaagagttattatatatcagtgggtgaaatgaacatggattggattgaagtgaaggcaacatgcatgtcgtgcatgtcgaaagtagtactaatccaaactagatcaagttataggattagtattactttcgacatgcatcacatgttgccttcacttcaatctaagccatgtttaggcatagcagtagcgttggtaaaccaagcacggagataagagagggcacttctctctattagctagctaacaccctaaattaaaccccaaaaccccctaaccaccccttttcaaaaaaaaaaccctcagctcctgccagctgttgacgcgtggatgccttttggtcccggttggtgccaccaaccgggaccaaaggccctcctgcctgggctcgccgcagcggccacatggaggcccatctgtcccggttggtgtaagaaccgggactaaaggtgtagggctttagtaccgatactttagtcccggttccccaaccgggacaaatgggccttacgaaccgggacaaatggcctttTTTTTTACTAGTGAACCTTTTCTCATGCTTCTCCCTGCACTGCGACTTGCGGCTATGCATCAGCCACTCAAACGCCATCCAACGGACAGCAGCTAGCCAAAGCACAAACACCCCATGTTCTATACAGTTCACCGTTAATTAATTCTTGGTTACTCGTTAATAAAAATGGTTACGTACTGGATGAGCTACTTTGAGAAACCAGAACAAGACAAGTGTGTGGGACACATTTTCTCTTCGACATTTCCTCCCATTTTCTCTTCCATACATGCAAGTTGCGTACAAGTGACCACGTCGACGCCGGCTGGCGCTGCAGCGTGCCAGCGTCCAAAATGGCCGGCTAATTAAGTAGTGCAAACACAAGGCCGGCTAACCAGCTCCACCTCTATGCTCAAGAAGCCAGAGATCAACAATGAAAACATAGAGAAGATATTAATTCAATTAATGGGAGCAGTTAagaaagttggatatcttctaaactGTCTAGTTgtggttcttattttctttggtctTTCTCTTATAGAAAAGAATTGATGAATTATTATGTACTCCAATGTCACTGAATGAAATAAAGAAGTAAAGACATGTGTTTCGGTGGCCGAAAATAAAATGTAAATGAATTTTTTTAACTCTGTTAAATATAAATGATCAGCTAGGTTGAACGAATTTTAATGAAATATATATACTTCACTAAATTTTAAGGGATAGATTAGAAATGCCCCATCCAATGACCACGTCGCAGCCGGCCGGCAGTGCAGCATCCAAACAAAATGGCCGGCTACGTATAGACTATAACAGAGGCCCGGCTAACCAGCTCCACCCCTAGGCTGTAGTCTTCTTCTACCACGTAGTGCAAACACATGGCCGGCTAACCAGCTCAATCAACCGAAAATGGCGCCACCAGTGAGGGATCGCACCATGTACAGGCACCAcctctgcttccttcttcttgcGTCGACGGCCACCCTCTCCGCCGCCGTCACGGCCTCCTCTTACTCCACTGCCTGCCCCTCCCTGACACCGGCTCAGGACCGCCACACCGACGGCGACGAGGCCGTTGCACTCATCCGCTCCTTCCAAATATCCGGCGGCCAGTTCTCCGGGGGCGCCGACGGGCTGTTTTCCCCCGACGACGACCCCTACAAAGCCCGCCAGTTCCACTTCCTTCCACACGGCGCGTCCCGCACGGACGACCTGGCTCTCGTTCACCTCACCGGCACCTTGACCATCTTTGGTCCCCGCAGTTGGCACCGTGGAAACCACCACTACTACAGCGAGGCCGCGACCATCGCCTTCGTCCTCGACGGTTACCACTCCTCGGCCTCGCGCGAGCTCTGCATGGTCGGGACCGGCACCGAGCACGCCGCCGACGGTTCTCTCAGGCAGTACCATGACGTTGTCCTCCGCCTCCATGTCCCCAGCCCTCCCAGCCTCGCCGATCCTTTCGTGTCCGGCAGCATGGAGGGCTCCTCCGACCTTGGGACCATCAGCCTCCTCGCGTACACCGAGGGCGACCACTACAAGTACGACTCCGAGCATGCGGCCTGCAGCCCCGGCCCATCGAGGCTGCCGGCTATTGGCTCGCTCCGGGCGCTCGGCGGTGTCAACTCCGTGTGCGCCCACCTTAAAGAACAGCTCATGATCTCCTACAGGTTGGAGCATGGCCGCGCCGTGTTTCCGCGGATGCGCGTCAACCAGATGCAGTGCAGCGCGGATGGCGCCGCCTTGCACGCATACGCGGTGCTCTTCAATGACACCAGGCCGACCGAGAGGGGCTACCGTCGACGCCGCTTCTTGGTCGGCGATGAAGCCCTGGTGGCCGACGGGCACTGGGACCAGGCTCGGCGTATGCTGTGCCTCAGGGCGTGCCGGGTTACGCTAAGGGCGCCGGCGTCTGCTCCGGCAGTCGACTGCGGGATCGGGATGAGCTTCTGGTTCCCAGCAGTGTGGACGATGCGGGAACGGAGATCCGTGGCCGGGATGCTCTGGAACTCTAGCCAAGCCGGCGCTGAACCGATGCCGATCATCGACGACCAAAGAAGCAACGCCAACATCTCCGACGTGAAGTACAGCTACAACGACACGATGCTGGAGGAGGCCAAGAAACATCACCAGGAGATCAGCAACGGGAAGAAGATCATAGGGTCAGACTCTTTCCCAGATTTCAACTCTAGTAACGGTGACGCTGAGTTTAGTTTCCAAGCGCTAGACATCAGGGGACAAGCCTACCCAGTCACAATCGGCTCGGGGATGGTCGCCGACAATATTCTGGCCGACGACGATGCCTCCTCCCGGCGTTGGGTGGTCTACGGGAGCATGCCCACGACCGCCGCGGCCCGGCGTGCGGTGGTTGACGACATGAAGGAGGACCTGTTGAATGTCAGCTATGTCATACGCTACTCTGCTCCACGTGACAAGATGAGGGTGCGTCCTAGCAATGTGGCCCACTACTCAAACTATAGCGTCGAGAAAAGAAAGATCTTGGCAGAGGGCATTTATGACCGGAAGAGGGGCATCCTGTGCATGGTCGGCTGCCAAGAGCGCGCCGGCTTGACTGACTGTCAGACACTGGTAACGGTGCAGTTCGCTTCCCTTGGTTCCAACATGCCGGAGCACGGAACAGGAGCGATCAGCAGCCTCAGAGACAAGACCGATCGCCTCTTCTTTGCGAAGATCAACTTCACCATGCACGGGATGTACTCCGCGCAAGTGGAGAACGCCATATCAAGGATGGACATGGAAAGCGTCATGCTTGTGGCCTCGACGACGCTCTCGTGTGTCTTCACCATCCTGCAGATCCTTCACACCAAGAGGAACCCGGAGGCGGCTCCGGCGGTATCGGTGACCATGCTCGTCGTGCTCACCATGGGGTTCCTCGCCCCTCTCGTGCTCAACTCAGAGGCCCTGTTCGCAAGCAGGAGGAGCCAGTACTATGAGTTGCACCCCACTAGCCGAAGGATCGAGATCAACGAGGTCATGATGAGGGCGCCTACATTGATCGCCTTCGTGTTGCAGCTGCGCCTTCTCCAGCTCGCGTGGTCCGGCCGACGCACATCCACCATGTCCGAGCGGACTGTGTTATGGATATGCCTGCCATTGTACGCCCTTGGAGGAATCGTGGCCGCGGTCTTCCACGTGATCAACGCCCGCGCCTCCACGATCGGCATGGCCGGATGGCGGGTGACGATCTGGCAGGACCTTGTGTCGTACGCGGGGCTGATACTGGATGGCTTCCTTCTTCCGCAGATCATCCTAAACGCGTCCTTGGGAGGGTCCAGAGCTTGGGCGATCTCGCCGTGGTTTTACCTTGGGGGCACCATGCTCCGCTTGATGCCTCATGTGTATGATGTAGTGAGGGCCCGGATCTACAAGCCGAGCATGCGCTCTTCCAAATTGTACGCGAGCCCCCACGACGATCTGTTCAGCGTCGCTTGGGACATGGTTATACCATGCGGGGCGGCGTTGCTGGCCTTGTTGTTGTTCTTGCAGCAGCGACTTCCAGGCACCGCGCCGCTTCCTTCGCAGAGGAGGAGATCGAGTGGATATGAGATGGTCTCTAACATTTAACATAAAACTGGAGAGTTTCTGCGAAACAAAGGGTACCTTATGTATTGTTTTTTTGTTGGAAGGAAAGATAGTGTACCTTACTAGCATTTCTTTTTCACTTCATGTCTCTGGTTACGTTTGTATACTTCACACCTTCTATGTCAGTGAAAAACAACACTCTGCTGCTTTATCGTCAAGAAAAAGTGTACCTTATGTATTGTTGAAGATCTGTCCATTTGTTCATCAATATATTTATTTTTTGTTAAAATATATGTGCCGAATATAAGTGTACGAGTTGAGTTATAGTTGGATTTCTAATTAATAGAGGGTTAGGTGTTGTCATATACGTGTATGCCAGGCCTACTATATAAAGTCAACCACAAGCAGCGACATCTACCCACAGAGGAATTCCAACACAGTGTATGGCACTATATAAGCGTGGAGACATAGCAAATACAGTAGCAAAGCACTGATGACTAAACTAACCTACAAAACAATCATCATCACAACTATTATATTATCCCACAAATCCACAGTACGTCCATAAAACTACTAAGACACTAATTTTACTTCATAAAGCATATAGCATCTGAACGTTCACCAGTGTTATTCACAGGCCGCTCCCTCCCAAGGAAAGGGCCATTGATTATATACTTGGCCTCCACATAGAGGCCTGCAACCGTAAATGCAACGGCGCCGAGTGTTAATTTCATTACGGTGATCCGAAACTGTTTCTCATCTTTAGGTGGACTGCAAGCAAACGAAGAGCGAGCTGAGTTAGAAACCATTTTCTTTTTTACAGGTTGATGAGAGAACATTAAAGCTAAAATTAGTGTataccatggtgatgatgatgcaggGTCCTTCACTTGTGTGGAGGATTCTGCAATGCCGGCGGTGGATTTGGCTCCATGCTGCAAGGAAGTTTAGATGCTTTGCGTTAGTTACAATGAAATTTTGATACAAGATTTGTGTTTATTACAAGCAGTGACACAAAAAAAATTGACAGAAGATTTGGGTTAATTACACACAGTGACAGCACAAAGAATCTTGATAAAATCTACTGGTATTAAAAATTTACaatctgtatttagacaaatctaagacaagaattttgagacgaagggactatataaaaagaaaaaaactgacaTGCTAACTAACCTCCAAGCCTACAATAATCATGAGATCAAATTAACTTATTTGTTCGTTTTCTCTTATCGGAACCACATAAATATTATTTGGGCAACATGTCTGTAAGAAAAAGAGCAAAGTCACCTAAACTGCCTTCTTGGTGTTCCAAGCAGAGTTTTGGGTGTCCCACAATTCCCAAATAATCACAGTCATCACTGTTGCATGGATTTTGGACGACCGGGTGAGGAATTCGAATACGGACTCACATCTGACGTAACTCAAATCGATAGCTGTCACCTCTGCTATGAATATAAGGGTTTTAGATATATCAATATAGACTACATCCGgactaaaatgagtgaacaaagacactaaaaTGCCTCTATATACATCCAAGGCAATTCAGAAAAAAAAAGTTATAACACCTTATAATCCGGACTGGAGGGAGTAATTGCTATCTCCTCTCTCAACTGCACAATATGAAGCCGGGAGAGAGCATCGGTGTAGGTTCCTTTTTTTTACAAGGTGGTGCCAAAGGAAAGCGCCATGGGAGAGAGATTGAAACTTTTCATGGTTATGGGTCAACATGAAAAGTAGATAATTTTTTTCAGGAAAGGAAAAAGATGTTTTCCAATGATGGCGTGTTTACCGGTCTGTGACTTAATCTGGGTGGAGTGCCCAGTGATTGCTTATCGCATCATACATGGCAGTCTACTATTGCAACGATCCAATGAGGTTTTGTCCTCTAGAGGTCTTTGCATCAATCTAGCGGTTAACTTTGTCAAAGTTGTTCATTGTCTGCTAGAGCCATCGTTGCACAATGATGGCGACTTCGGTTGTAGTTCTGTCAAGATTATTTAGCCCAAGGgtcttgattttaatttttttttgcgggggtaaaGGGAGTTTATTGCATAGATATAGAATTACAGTCGAGAGGCCACAAATCCTCGATACATGGTGAAACCGAGCCAAGCCAAACAGCCGTGGCACGCTCGGTGCGGCTATACTTAGCCAACCGATCGGCAACTCTATTTTGAAGTCTACTAATCTTTTGAGGAAAAAACTCCCTAGTACCTAAAAGTGCCTTGATCTCCAGGACGATTTGTCCATAAACCGAACGAAGAAGTGCATCATTTGTCAAGCTAGACAGTGCTTCAGAGGAGTCCGTCTGAACCACCACCGGTAGGTCAGAATGTTGTAATGCTAGGGCCAACCCCTGCATAATCGCATGCAGTTCTGCCTCGAGTGGGTCATTGCAGTAGAAGATGAAACGGTAAGCTGCCATTAGGATCTCGCCTTTGTCGTTCCGAAGCACCATACCGATGGCCGCAGAGCCATCCTCCTGCAGGAAAGAACCATCAACTGACAGCGCCACCCTGCCAAGCAGCGGTGCCGGCCAGGGAGCCGCCGGGGGCTTGACTCCTTGGGTTGGCAACGTCACCGCCGAGGTTGACATTTTCCCTTTAATAATCTCCTCCGTAGTGTAACGCGCAGCGAGCTTTATGGACTTGTAGTAACTGTCCAATAATTCGACAgtggctggtgtcggtgtcaaaaccggcggatctcgggtagggggtcccgaactgtgcgtctaggatcgatggtaacaggagacgggggacacaatgtttacccaggttcgagccctctctatggaggttgtaccctacttcctgcttgattgatcttgatgaatatgagtattacaagagttcatctaccacgagatcgtaatggctaaaccctagaggcctagcatgtatgactatggttatgaaTATCCCctgatccggactaagccctccggtttatatagacaccggagggatctagggttacataaggtcggttacagagagaggaatcttcatatttggtcgccaagcttgccttccacgccaaacgggcaggtactgatatcacgttaccaaacaataaaacctcATTTGCATAAAATCAAttaaaaaatcctaactttcctaaatttttacctttccttgataacaaccaatatttcctatgttttccacctattgaaggaaatcacccctccatcgatattagcatttcttggaatgagatctccgggttatgatttttttttgcgattctttccaattgtgacctctccttccactccggctccttctcgcataaacacctccaccacagccaggtgacaccaccccagacctcctgcctctccacaccttctccaccacctccttctcgtactccattaacaatccctctgccacatttgtccacggcggtgtcgagggcatggcgcagcagcgtaccagcagtagagcagcgcatagcagcaggaagcagCACGCAGCAGGCGAGGCAAGCGGCCGACAgtggagggcagagatgcggccggcgtggctgagggggcggccggcaaaagatggccacgactggaggcggcgcgaggcaggggcgcgacaacggggcgagcgaagggataggcggcggcagacggggcgagcgcagccagcgagagtgtggcgcgcggccagggtgtgtgtcgcgcggggcacagtggtgcggtggctgcggcgagcgcgacggcagcggcgggcgcgaccgacgcggtgtagcacgggcgtgggcatggagaggga
Coding sequences within:
- the LOC123075779 gene encoding uncharacterized protein, with the protein product MAPPVRDRTMYRHHLCFLLLASTATLSAAVTASSYSTACPSLTPAQDRHTDGDEAVALIRSFQISGGQFSGGADGLFSPDDDPYKARQFHFLPHGASRTDDLALVHLTGTLTIFGPRSWHRGNHHYYSEAATIAFVLDGYHSSASRELCMVGTGTEHAADGSLRQYHDVVLRLHVPSPPSLADPFVSGSMEGSSDLGTISLLAYTEGDHYKYDSEHAACSPGPSRLPAIGSLRALGGVNSVCAHLKEQLMISYRLEHGRAVFPRMRVNQMQCSADGAALHAYAVLFNDTRPTERGYRRRRFLVGDEALVADGHWDQARRMLCLRACRVTLRAPASAPAVDCGIGMSFWFPAVWTMRERRSVAGMLWNSSQAGAEPMPIIDDQRSNANISDVKYSYNDTMLEEAKKHHQEISNGKKIIGSDSFPDFNSSNGDAEFSFQALDIRGQAYPVTIGSGMVADNILADDDASSRRWVVYGSMPTTAAARRAVVDDMKEDLLNVSYVIRYSAPRDKMRVRPSNVAHYSNYSVEKRKILAEGIYDRKRGILCMVGCQERAGLTDCQTLVTVQFASLGSNMPEHGTGAISSLRDKTDRLFFAKINFTMHGMYSAQVENAISRMDMESVMLVASTTLSCVFTILQILHTKRNPEAAPAVSVTMLVVLTMGFLAPLVLNSEALFASRRSQYYELHPTSRRIEINEVMMRAPTLIAFVLQLRLLQLAWSGRRTSTMSERTVLWICLPLYALGGIVAAVFHVINARASTIGMAGWRVTIWQDLVSYAGLILDGFLLPQIILNASLGGSRAWAISPWFYLGGTMLRLMPHVYDVVRARIYKPSMRSSKLYASPHDDLFSVAWDMVIPCGAALLALLLFLQQRLPGTAPLPSQRRRSSGYEMVSNI